In Saccharothrix syringae, the following are encoded in one genomic region:
- a CDS encoding YciI family protein, translating to MRFMVIVKATAETEAGVQPSEEVITQMHAFNEELVKAGVMLAGEGLHPSSKGARVFFSGDERTVVDGPFAETKELIAGFWLLEVKSLEEAVEWVKRVPNPTGEQSQIEIRQVFSSEDFENAPQEIIDRENELRARADARG from the coding sequence ATGCGTTTCATGGTGATCGTGAAGGCGACCGCGGAGACCGAGGCCGGCGTGCAGCCGAGCGAAGAGGTGATCACGCAGATGCACGCCTTCAACGAGGAGCTGGTCAAGGCGGGCGTGATGCTCGCCGGCGAGGGCCTGCACCCCAGCTCCAAGGGCGCGCGCGTGTTCTTCTCCGGTGACGAGCGCACCGTGGTCGACGGCCCGTTCGCCGAGACCAAGGAGCTGATCGCGGGCTTCTGGCTGCTGGAGGTCAAGTCGCTGGAGGAGGCCGTCGAGTGGGTCAAGCGGGTGCCGAACCCGACCGGTGAGCAGTCCCAGATCGAGATCCGGCAGGTGTTCTCCTCGGAGGACTTCGAGAACGCGCCGCAGGAGATCATCGACCGGGAGAACGAGCTGCGCGCCCGGGCCGACGCCCGGGGCTGA
- a CDS encoding helix-turn-helix domain-containing protein, whose translation MSAIAHQRLDAVTHVHAPDTATTLVLCSASEGAFVIGPRDRARYHAGPPARRTVVRLAPGRAQAVLGVPADELAGRVVPLGELWSGADALEPAALTSALLRRVASIDPGRSDLVHAATGLLRTRGVAETAVALNVSERQLRAVFTRAVGLSPKRFARVDRVRRVVARGRRGGWARVAVELGYFDQAHLSAEFRAVMGVSPGAFARGDLPAATYC comes from the coding sequence GTGAGCGCCATCGCCCACCAGAGGCTCGACGCGGTCACGCACGTGCACGCGCCGGACACCGCCACCACGCTGGTGCTGTGCTCGGCGTCCGAGGGCGCGTTCGTGATCGGGCCGCGGGACCGGGCGCGCTACCACGCGGGGCCGCCCGCGCGGCGGACCGTGGTGCGGTTGGCGCCGGGGCGGGCGCAGGCCGTGCTGGGCGTGCCGGCGGACGAGCTGGCCGGGCGCGTGGTGCCGCTGGGTGAGCTGTGGTCGGGTGCGGACGCGCTGGAACCGGCCGCGCTGACCTCGGCCCTGCTGCGGCGGGTGGCGTCGATCGACCCGGGGCGGTCGGACCTGGTGCACGCGGCGACCGGGCTGTTGCGCACGCGCGGGGTGGCCGAGACGGCTGTTGCTTTGAACGTGAGCGAGCGGCAGTTGCGGGCGGTGTTCACCAGGGCGGTGGGGTTGTCCCCCAAGCGCTTCGCGCGCGTGGACCGCGTGCGGCGGGTGGTGGCCCGGGGGCGGCGTGGTGGGTGGGCGCGGGTGGCGGTGGAGCTGGGGTACTTCGACCAGGCGCACCTGAGCGCGGAGTTCCGGGCGGTGATGGGGGTGTCGCCGGGGGCGTTCGCGCGGGGCGACCTGCCGGCGGCGACGTACTGCTAG
- a CDS encoding MFS transporter: protein MKLDQRDFARFWAADTVSLAGTHVTTLALKAVAVLTLGASTTVAGLLESARWLPYLLLGLVAGVLVDRRRRLPLLIGTDFARAAVLALVPLLAFTGLLTIPLLAAIVLVFGTLSLFHDAAHQSFLPRLVTRQQLTDANARMEQTRSAAQGVGPLVGGALVKLIGGPLAFLVDAVSYLISGLVLSGLRTPEPPPTPEERHLRTEIRDGLRWVYHHPVLRPMALATHAWFFFSSMVSATYTVLVLDELHFDPFEFGVTFAVGGAGALLGASLAGRACRRFGEGQVILVGRWLTPAAYALLPFATATTSGFALLCAAQFAFYFAIGLESPGEMGYRQAVTPDRLQGRMNGTMRSINRAAIVFGAPLGGVLADTLGFTTALWIAIAGLTVQAVGITCSSVRTARV, encoded by the coding sequence ATGAAGCTGGACCAACGCGACTTCGCGCGCTTCTGGGCCGCGGACACCGTGTCGCTGGCGGGCACGCACGTCACCACGCTGGCGCTCAAGGCCGTCGCCGTCCTCACCCTGGGCGCCTCCACCACCGTGGCCGGCCTCCTGGAATCGGCCCGCTGGCTGCCCTACCTGCTCCTCGGCCTGGTGGCCGGCGTCCTGGTGGACCGCCGCCGCCGACTGCCGCTGCTCATCGGCACCGACTTCGCCCGCGCCGCCGTGCTGGCCCTGGTCCCGCTGCTGGCTTTCACGGGTCTGCTGACCATCCCGCTGCTGGCCGCGATCGTGCTCGTCTTCGGCACCCTGTCCCTGTTCCACGACGCGGCCCACCAGTCGTTCCTCCCCCGCCTGGTGACCAGGCAACAGCTGACGGACGCCAACGCCCGCATGGAACAAACCCGCTCGGCAGCCCAGGGAGTGGGCCCGCTGGTCGGCGGCGCCCTGGTCAAGTTGATCGGCGGCCCCCTGGCGTTCCTGGTCGACGCCGTCTCCTACCTGATCTCCGGCCTGGTCCTGTCCGGGCTCCGCACCCCGGAACCCCCGCCCACCCCGGAAGAACGCCACCTGCGCACCGAGATCCGCGACGGCCTCCGCTGGGTCTACCACCACCCCGTGCTGCGCCCGATGGCCCTGGCCACGCACGCCTGGTTCTTCTTCTCCTCCATGGTCAGCGCCACCTACACCGTGCTCGTGCTGGACGAACTCCACTTCGACCCCTTCGAGTTCGGCGTGACGTTCGCGGTCGGCGGCGCGGGTGCCCTCCTGGGCGCCTCCCTGGCCGGTCGCGCGTGCCGCCGCTTCGGCGAGGGCCAGGTGATCCTGGTGGGCCGCTGGCTCACCCCGGCCGCCTACGCCCTGCTGCCGTTCGCCACCGCCACCACCAGCGGGTTCGCCTTGCTGTGCGCGGCGCAGTTCGCGTTCTACTTCGCGATCGGCCTGGAGAGCCCCGGTGAGATGGGCTACCGGCAGGCGGTCACCCCCGACCGGCTCCAGGGCCGCATGAACGGCACCATGAGGTCGATCAACCGAGCCGCCATCGTGTTCGGCGCACCGCTGGGCGGCGTCCTGGCCGACACGCTCGGCTTCACCACCGCCCTGTGGATCGCGATCGCGGGCCTGACCGTCCAGGCGGTCGGGATCACCTGCTCCTCCGTCCGCACGGCCCGGGTCTGA
- a CDS encoding PepSY-associated TM helix domain-containing protein: MTESWRSLVRRFHFYAGVLVGPFVLIAALTGVLYAATPQLESWLYSDHLRVPASEQTVPLSEQVKAAVATRPDDQWVAVRPSPGPGETTRVLFAGDGDARPTVFVDPGTGAVVGTLDTYGTSGVLPLRTTIDEIHRNLLLGEPGRLYSELAASWLWVVALGGVFLWFSRRRAQRVKTTTKRHATLGLWVLAGALFLSATGLTWSTYAGENVADLRAALNWSTPALGGNDDHAGHDMSDPIPVFPGEVDSVLETARTEGGIDAARIEITAPPMAGMAWYVTEIERGWPTQVDAIAISGGEVSEQVRFSDYPLAAKLARWGIDAHMGVLFGWPNQILLLALGLGLVTMVVLGYRMWWLRRPTRGFGRPVPRGQWRKVPRAQLVVVLVVAAAVGWFIPLFGLSLLAFLAVDAFLGTRRQEQPQPEPESV; this comes from the coding sequence ATGACCGAGTCCTGGCGCAGCCTCGTGCGCCGCTTCCACTTCTACGCGGGCGTGCTCGTCGGCCCGTTCGTGCTCATCGCCGCCCTGACCGGCGTGCTCTACGCCGCGACGCCGCAACTGGAGTCGTGGCTGTACTCCGACCACCTGCGGGTGCCCGCGTCCGAGCAGACCGTGCCGCTGTCCGAGCAGGTCAAGGCCGCCGTCGCCACCCGCCCCGACGACCAGTGGGTCGCGGTCCGCCCCTCGCCCGGACCGGGCGAGACCACGCGCGTGCTGTTCGCCGGCGACGGCGACGCTCGGCCCACGGTGTTCGTCGACCCCGGCACCGGCGCCGTGGTCGGCACCCTGGACACCTACGGCACCAGCGGCGTGCTGCCGCTGCGCACCACCATCGACGAGATCCACCGCAACCTGCTGCTCGGCGAACCGGGCCGGCTCTACAGCGAGCTGGCCGCGTCCTGGCTGTGGGTCGTCGCCCTGGGCGGCGTGTTCCTGTGGTTCAGCCGCCGCCGCGCGCAGCGCGTCAAGACCACGACCAAGCGGCACGCCACGCTCGGCCTGTGGGTGCTGGCGGGCGCCCTGTTCCTGTCCGCGACCGGCCTGACCTGGTCCACCTACGCCGGCGAGAACGTCGCCGACCTGCGCGCGGCGCTGAACTGGAGCACCCCGGCGCTGGGCGGCAACGACGACCACGCCGGGCACGACATGAGCGACCCCATCCCGGTGTTCCCCGGCGAGGTCGACTCCGTGCTGGAGACCGCCCGCACCGAGGGCGGCATCGACGCGGCCAGGATCGAGATCACCGCGCCGCCGATGGCCGGGATGGCCTGGTACGTCACCGAGATCGAGCGCGGCTGGCCCACCCAGGTCGACGCGATCGCCATCAGCGGCGGCGAGGTCTCGGAGCAGGTGAGGTTCAGCGACTACCCGCTGGCCGCGAAGCTGGCCAGGTGGGGCATCGACGCGCACATGGGCGTCCTGTTCGGCTGGCCCAACCAGATCCTGCTGCTCGCCCTGGGCCTGGGCCTGGTGACGATGGTGGTGCTCGGCTACCGCATGTGGTGGCTGCGCAGGCCCACCCGCGGCTTCGGCAGGCCGGTCCCCCGCGGCCAGTGGCGCAAGGTCCCACGAGCACAACTGGTGGTGGTGCTGGTGGTGGCCGCGGCGGTCGGCTGGTTCATCCCGCTGTTCGGCCTGTCCCTGCTGGCGTTCCTGGCCGTGGACGCCTTCCTGGGCACCAGGCGCCAGGAACAACCCCAACCGGAGCCCGAGTCGGTGTGA
- a CDS encoding DoxX family protein, translating to MTTTETTADARTAKLNDVTLAAFRVVVSFLFGVHGLMGLGFLGGIDGQGTAVPFGSWPGWYGSVIELVGAVLVLLGLAARPAAFVLSGVMAYAYFTVHQPEGLLPVHNGGELAAVYSWVFLLLAVFGPGAFTLQRAFRR from the coding sequence ATGACCACCACCGAGACCACCGCCGACGCCCGCACCGCCAAGCTCAACGACGTCACCCTGGCCGCCTTCCGGGTCGTGGTGTCGTTCCTGTTCGGCGTCCACGGCCTGATGGGCCTGGGCTTCCTCGGCGGCATCGACGGCCAGGGCACCGCCGTCCCGTTCGGCTCGTGGCCGGGCTGGTACGGCAGCGTCATCGAGCTGGTCGGCGCCGTGCTGGTGCTGCTGGGCCTGGCCGCCCGCCCGGCCGCGTTCGTGCTGTCCGGCGTGATGGCCTACGCCTACTTCACCGTGCACCAGCCGGAAGGGCTGCTGCCGGTCCACAACGGCGGCGAGCTGGCGGCCGTGTACTCCTGGGTGTTCCTGCTGCTCGCCGTGTTCGGGCCGGGCGCCTTCACCCTCCAGCGCGCCTTCCGCCGCTAG
- a CDS encoding RNA polymerase sigma factor gives MATDARRAVEAVWRIESARLIAGLARMVRDVGLAEELAQDALVSALEQWPEAGVPRNPGAWLMTAAKNRAVDLIRRRQNYQRKLEQIGRDTEHDHAPDASTGVGDINDDLLRLVFTACHPVLSTEAQVALTLRMLGGLATDEIARAFLVPESTVAQRIVRAKKTLAKANVPFEVPAEDERDARLASVLGVIYLIFNEGYSATAGDDWMRPGLCEDALRLARVLAGLMPREPEVHGLVALLEIQASRARARVGPNGEPVLLLDQNRARWDQLLIRRGLEALAKAESLGGAAGPYALQAAIAACHARARTAEETDWTRIAGLYEALALVTPSPVVALNHAVAISMAFGPAIGLELVDELLEEPALKGYHLLPSVRGDLLVKLGRNDEARTEFERAAGLTRNERERKLLLDRAAAC, from the coding sequence ATGGCTACCGACGCGCGTCGCGCTGTTGAGGCGGTGTGGCGCATCGAGTCCGCCCGCCTGATCGCCGGTCTGGCCAGGATGGTCCGCGACGTGGGCCTGGCCGAGGAGCTGGCGCAGGACGCCCTGGTCAGCGCCCTGGAGCAGTGGCCGGAGGCGGGCGTCCCGCGCAACCCCGGCGCGTGGCTGATGACCGCGGCGAAGAACCGGGCCGTCGACCTCATCCGCCGCAGGCAGAACTACCAGCGCAAGCTGGAGCAGATCGGCCGCGACACCGAGCACGACCACGCCCCGGACGCGAGCACCGGCGTCGGCGACATCAACGACGACCTGCTGCGCCTGGTGTTCACCGCGTGCCACCCGGTGCTCTCCACCGAGGCCCAGGTGGCGCTGACCCTGCGCATGCTGGGCGGCCTGGCCACCGACGAGATCGCCCGCGCGTTCCTGGTGCCCGAGTCGACCGTGGCCCAGCGGATCGTGCGCGCCAAGAAGACCCTCGCCAAGGCGAACGTCCCGTTCGAGGTCCCCGCGGAGGACGAGCGCGACGCGCGCCTGGCCTCGGTGCTGGGCGTCATCTACCTGATCTTCAACGAGGGCTACTCGGCGACCGCCGGCGACGACTGGATGCGCCCCGGCCTGTGCGAGGACGCCCTCCGCCTGGCCCGCGTCCTGGCCGGCCTGATGCCGAGGGAACCCGAGGTCCACGGCCTGGTGGCCCTCCTGGAGATCCAGGCGTCACGCGCCAGGGCCCGCGTGGGCCCGAACGGCGAACCCGTGCTCCTGCTGGACCAGAACCGCGCCAGGTGGGACCAACTCCTCATCCGCCGCGGCCTGGAGGCGTTGGCGAAGGCGGAGTCCCTGGGCGGCGCGGCGGGCCCGTACGCGCTCCAGGCCGCCATCGCCGCGTGCCACGCGCGGGCGCGGACGGCGGAGGAGACGGACTGGACCCGGATCGCGGGCCTGTACGAGGCGCTGGCGCTGGTCACCCCGTCACCGGTGGTGGCGCTGAACCACGCGGTGGCGATCAGCATGGCGTTCGGCCCGGCGATCGGGCTGGAACTGGTGGACGAACTGCTGGAGGAGCCCGCGCTGAAGGGCTACCACCTGCTCCCCAGCGTCCGCGGCGACCTGCTGGTCAAGCTGGGCCGGAACGACGAGGCCCGGACGGAGTTCGAGCGCGCCGCCGGGCTGACGCGGAACGAGCGGGAGCGCAAGCTCCTGCTCGACCGCGCCGCCGCCTGCTGA
- a CDS encoding SDR family oxidoreductase, which produces MAETAIEHPGLTDEMHPEPDHGEQTYRGTGRLAGKRAVITGGDSGIGRAVAIAFAREGADVLISYLPDEEKDARDTARLVEEAGRRAVTVPGDLVEQSQCAAVVARAVEEFGGIDVLVSNAAHQMAQEDGLLGIGDEQFDRVMKTNVYALFWLCKAAVPHMGEGSAIITTSSIQGFQPSPQLLDYATSKAAIVNFTKGLAQDLAGRGIRVNSVAPGPVWTPLIPATMPPDAVEGFGEDTPLGRAAQPAELAPLYVFLASGESSYLTGEVVGVTGGKPLT; this is translated from the coding sequence ATGGCCGAAACCGCTATCGAACACCCCGGGTTGACCGACGAGATGCACCCCGAGCCCGACCACGGCGAGCAGACCTACCGCGGCACGGGCCGGCTCGCCGGCAAGCGGGCCGTGATCACCGGCGGCGACTCCGGCATCGGCCGGGCCGTCGCCATCGCGTTCGCGCGCGAGGGCGCGGACGTGCTCATCTCCTACCTGCCCGACGAGGAGAAGGACGCCCGCGACACCGCGCGCCTGGTCGAGGAGGCCGGGCGCCGCGCCGTCACCGTGCCCGGCGACCTGGTCGAGCAGTCCCAGTGCGCGGCCGTGGTGGCGCGTGCCGTGGAGGAGTTCGGCGGCATCGACGTGCTGGTCAGCAACGCCGCCCACCAGATGGCCCAGGAGGACGGGCTCCTCGGGATCGGCGACGAGCAGTTCGACCGGGTGATGAAGACCAACGTCTACGCCCTGTTCTGGCTGTGCAAGGCGGCCGTGCCGCACATGGGCGAGGGCTCGGCGATCATCACCACGTCGTCCATCCAGGGCTTCCAGCCCTCGCCGCAGCTGCTCGACTACGCCACCAGCAAGGCCGCGATCGTCAACTTCACCAAGGGCCTCGCCCAGGACCTGGCCGGGCGCGGGATCAGGGTGAACTCGGTCGCGCCCGGTCCCGTGTGGACGCCGCTCATCCCCGCCACCATGCCGCCGGACGCGGTCGAGGGCTTCGGCGAGGACACCCCGCTGGGGCGCGCCGCGCAGCCCGCCGAGCTGGCCCCGCTGTACGTGTTCCTGGCGTCCGGGGAGTCCAGCTACCTCACCGGTGAGGTCGTCGGCGTGACGGGCGGCAAGCCGTTGACGTGA
- a CDS encoding L-2-amino-thiazoline-4-carboxylic acid hydrolase: MTTDHFNDAYVPDAEADTAAVVEGFFDHLSAYDVPAMRARHEELIAGNGHLVVDEPARHNLRMTLLLVAAHEVLTPVLGAGGAVEAVRAAFVEPLAPAVRAATAAMLDAAPDPYRAMVELVRAREVDAFGAGFAFEHPVDDDSRFEADVRRCFYYDVLMANGASELAPVMCEFDRSWIDAIEPGRHGFRFERVTTIGTGGSHCPFHFGRTG; this comes from the coding sequence ATGACCACCGACCACTTCAATGATGCTTACGTCCCCGATGCCGAGGCGGACACCGCTGCGGTTGTTGAGGGGTTCTTCGACCACTTGAGCGCGTACGACGTGCCTGCCATGCGGGCGCGGCACGAGGAGCTGATCGCCGGGAACGGCCACCTGGTCGTGGACGAGCCCGCCCGGCACAACCTCCGGATGACGCTGCTGCTGGTTGCGGCGCATGAGGTTTTGACGCCGGTACTGGGGGCTGGGGGCGCCGTGGAGGCCGTGCGGGCGGCGTTCGTCGAACCGCTGGCGCCCGCGGTCCGAGCCGCCACGGCCGCCATGCTCGACGCGGCGCCCGATCCGTACCGGGCGATGGTGGAGCTGGTGCGGGCCCGGGAGGTCGACGCGTTCGGGGCCGGGTTCGCGTTCGAGCACCCGGTGGACGACGACAGCCGGTTCGAAGCCGATGTCCGCCGCTGCTTCTACTACGACGTGCTGATGGCCAACGGCGCGTCGGAGCTGGCGCCGGTGATGTGCGAGTTCGACCGGAGCTGGATCGACGCGATCGAGCCCGGGCGGCACGGGTTCCGGTTCGAGCGGGTGACCACGATCGGGACCGGCGGGTCGCACTGCCCGTTCCACTTCGGCCGGACCGGGTGA
- a CDS encoding MFS transporter codes for MTWAALAHTVPLFPLYALLFTHTGLSDAQVSTLFAIWSITAVVAEVPLGAFADRFSRRWSVVASGTCQAAGYALWTALPGFPGFAAGFVLWGVGGALSSGALEALLHDALEAAGAAPAFARVLGRVNAVSLLGQIPAALLATTLFAAGGFPLVGWVSVGACLAAAAVAVLLPETPRPAPESYLTVLRTGLTETARTPGVAPTALLVAALLAVDAFEEYFPLLARDWGVPVVWAPLATLAIPLAGAAGAALGGTGLPPGPLLAAAAVLLGVAGLAGHPAGLAAVAVFYGVYQFVLVGAEARLQERITGDARATVTSVAGLGSEVLSLAVYAAWAVGGVPAVAAGVLLLAGCLTRLRRPAEHSQA; via the coding sequence GTGACGTGGGCAGCCCTGGCCCACACCGTGCCCCTGTTCCCGCTCTACGCCCTGCTGTTCACCCACACCGGCCTGTCGGACGCCCAGGTCTCGACCCTGTTCGCGATCTGGTCGATCACGGCGGTCGTGGCCGAGGTGCCGCTGGGCGCCTTCGCCGACCGCTTCTCCCGCCGGTGGTCAGTGGTCGCGTCGGGGACCTGCCAGGCCGCCGGCTACGCCCTGTGGACGGCCCTGCCCGGCTTCCCCGGCTTCGCCGCGGGCTTCGTCCTCTGGGGCGTGGGCGGTGCCCTGTCCTCAGGCGCCCTGGAAGCCCTCCTCCACGACGCACTGGAGGCGGCAGGCGCAGCCCCCGCCTTCGCCCGGGTCCTGGGCCGGGTCAACGCGGTGAGCCTCCTCGGCCAGATCCCGGCAGCTTTGCTGGCCACCACCCTGTTCGCCGCCGGCGGCTTCCCCCTGGTCGGCTGGGTGAGCGTGGGGGCGTGCCTGGCCGCCGCCGCGGTAGCCGTCCTACTACCGGAAACCCCGCGCCCGGCCCCGGAGAGCTACCTGACCGTCCTGAGGACGGGCCTGACCGAGACGGCCCGAACCCCGGGCGTGGCCCCGACCGCGCTGCTGGTGGCAGCCCTGCTGGCGGTCGACGCCTTCGAGGAGTACTTCCCGCTCCTGGCCAGGGACTGGGGCGTGCCGGTGGTGTGGGCGCCACTGGCCACCCTGGCGATCCCCCTGGCCGGCGCGGCGGGCGCGGCCCTGGGCGGCACCGGACTCCCCCCGGGCCCGCTGCTGGCCGCCGCGGCGGTGCTCCTGGGCGTGGCGGGACTGGCGGGGCACCCGGCGGGCCTGGCGGCGGTGGCTGTTTTCTACGGCGTCTACCAGTTCGTGCTGGTGGGGGCGGAGGCGCGGTTGCAAGAGCGGATCACCGGTGACGCGCGGGCGACCGTGACCTCGGTGGCGGGGTTGGGCAGCGAGGTGCTGTCCCTGGCCGTGTACGCCGCCTGGGCGGTGGGCGGCGTGCCCGCGGTGGCGGCGGGGGTGCTGCTCCTGGCCGGCTGCCTGACCCGCCTGCGACGCCCGGCGGAGCACAGCCAGGCGTGA
- a CDS encoding NAD(P)H-binding protein, producing MIVIAGATGTVGREATRLLTDRATPFRALSRTPTAGRTHADPADPASLGQALTSASALLLIGPGTPDLPAYDQAFLAAAERAGVTRVVKLSSIPVGPVARWHRAGEEATRTFPEWTLLRPSLFASNSLQWAPLVAAGEPIPNPTGDARLGVVDPRDLAEVAVAALLDDHHGRTYTLTGPELLSAPEQVAVLAEVLGRPLTTVDAPLAEYAEVLRDAAIRTDDIASVLGRPARDYATWARECYPRP from the coding sequence ATGATCGTCATCGCAGGTGCCACGGGCACCGTCGGCCGCGAAGCCACCCGCCTGCTCACCGACCGCGCCACCCCGTTCCGCGCCCTGTCCCGCACCCCCACCGCCGGCCGGACCCACGCCGACCCCGCCGACCCGGCCTCCCTGGGCCAAGCCCTCACCAGCGCCTCGGCCCTGCTGCTCATCGGCCCCGGCACCCCCGACCTCCCCGCCTACGACCAGGCGTTCCTCGCCGCCGCCGAACGAGCGGGCGTGACCCGCGTGGTGAAGCTGTCCTCGATCCCGGTCGGTCCGGTGGCGCGGTGGCACCGGGCGGGCGAGGAGGCGACGCGGACCTTCCCCGAGTGGACCCTGTTGCGCCCCAGCCTGTTCGCCTCCAACTCCCTCCAGTGGGCCCCGCTCGTCGCCGCCGGCGAACCGATCCCCAACCCCACCGGCGACGCCCGCCTGGGCGTGGTCGACCCGCGCGACCTGGCGGAGGTCGCCGTGGCCGCCCTGCTCGACGACCACCACGGCCGCACCTACACGCTCACCGGCCCGGAACTGCTGAGCGCGCCCGAGCAGGTGGCCGTGCTGGCGGAGGTCCTGGGCCGGCCGCTGACGACGGTGGACGCGCCACTGGCCGAGTACGCCGAAGTCCTCCGCGACGCGGCGATCCGGACCGACGACATTGCGTCGGTCCTGGGACGCCCGGCTCGCGACTACGCCACGTGGGCGCGCGAGTGCTACCCCCGCCCCTGA